A single genomic interval of Bacillota bacterium harbors:
- the mtaB gene encoding tRNA (N(6)-L-threonylcarbamoyladenosine(37)-C(2))-methylthiotransferase MtaB, which yields MSEPRDGRRPRVAITTLGCKVNQYDSEALLSLFTRAGYDAVPSPEEADVYVVNTCVVTGRAAAKSRQLIHRVARDHPAAIVAVVGCYPETEPGEVIDIPGVDVVVGTRDRDRLVDLVEQARAGEAAGAAPPAPAGAEDGVRPWRYEEIPIEGFHGRTRATVKIQEGCEQYCSYCIIPYARGPIRSRRPEDVVAEVGRLAAAGFKEVVLTGIHLGAYGRDLGDVDLAGVVGRLAGLPGLARVRLSSIEPMEITPGLVDLIGDGLLCRHLHVPLQSGCARTLRAMNRQYSPDDYRRVIDGARGRVPGLAVSTDIMVGFPGESEEDFAESYGFARSMGFSRLHVFKYSRRRGTPAAGLPGQVGSAVKAARSARLIALGEEMGRAFVSSQLGSVAEVLVEEDGGEGRRADPLPAVLEGLADNYVRVAFDGPPEWRGRLVRVELTGLTGPGEAAGRATGGPVDQA from the coding sequence ATGAGCGAGCCCAGAGACGGGCGGCGGCCGCGGGTGGCCATCACCACCCTCGGCTGCAAGGTCAACCAGTATGACAGCGAAGCCCTCCTCAGCCTGTTCACCCGGGCCGGCTATGACGCCGTGCCGTCGCCCGAGGAGGCCGACGTCTACGTCGTCAACACCTGCGTGGTCACCGGCCGGGCGGCGGCCAAGTCCCGTCAACTGATCCACCGGGTCGCCCGGGACCATCCGGCGGCCATTGTCGCCGTGGTCGGCTGTTACCCCGAGACCGAGCCGGGCGAGGTGATCGACATCCCGGGGGTCGACGTGGTCGTCGGCACCCGCGACCGTGACCGCCTGGTCGACCTGGTCGAGCAGGCTCGGGCCGGGGAGGCGGCGGGGGCGGCGCCGCCGGCTCCGGCCGGGGCCGAGGACGGGGTCAGGCCCTGGCGCTACGAAGAGATTCCCATCGAGGGCTTCCACGGGCGCACGCGGGCCACCGTCAAGATCCAGGAAGGCTGCGAGCAGTACTGCTCGTATTGCATCATCCCATATGCCCGCGGCCCGATCCGCAGCCGTCGCCCCGAGGACGTCGTGGCCGAGGTGGGGCGTCTGGCCGCGGCCGGGTTCAAGGAGGTCGTCCTGACCGGTATCCACCTCGGCGCCTACGGCCGTGACCTGGGCGACGTCGATCTGGCCGGGGTGGTCGGCCGTCTGGCCGGTCTGCCCGGTCTGGCCAGGGTCAGGCTGAGTTCCATCGAGCCGATGGAGATAACCCCGGGGCTGGTCGACTTGATTGGCGACGGCCTCCTCTGCCGCCACCTCCACGTCCCCCTGCAGAGCGGCTGCGCTCGGACCCTCCGGGCGATGAACCGGCAGTACTCGCCGGACGACTACCGCCGGGTCATCGACGGGGCTCGGGGCCGTGTGCCCGGGCTGGCCGTCAGTACCGACATCATGGTCGGCTTCCCCGGCGAGTCCGAGGAGGACTTCGCGGAGAGCTACGGCTTCGCCCGGTCGATGGGTTTCTCGCGCCTCCATGTTTTCAAGTACTCCCGCCGGCGAGGGACCCCCGCGGCCGGCCTACCCGGTCAGGTCGGCTCGGCGGTCAAGGCCGCCCGGAGCGCCCGCCTAATCGCCCTGGGTGAAGAGATGGGGCGCGCCTTCGTCTCTTCCCAGCTCGGCTCGGTGGCCGAAGTACTGGTCGAAGAGGACGGGGGCGAGGGCCGGCGGGCCGACCCGCTTCCCGCGGTGCTCGAAGGTCTGGCCGATAATTACGTCAGGGTGGCCTTCGACGGTCCTCCCGAGTGGCGCGGTCGTCTGGTCCGGGTCGAACTCACCGGCCTGACCGGGCCGGGGGAAGCCGCCGGACGAGCCACCGGGGGCCCCGTGGACCAGGCCTAG
- a CDS encoding 16S rRNA (uracil(1498)-N(3))-methyltransferase: LTAAEVAAADRCGIKPVSLGPRILRTDTAAVAALTMVLYELGDLGRRPSGRPSGGLPGMDEVE; this comes from the coding sequence CTGACCGCGGCCGAGGTGGCCGCCGCCGACCGCTGTGGAATCAAGCCGGTGAGCCTGGGACCGCGCATCCTCCGCACCGACACGGCGGCCGTGGCCGCCCTGACCATGGTCCTCTACGAGTTGGGCGACCTGGGGCGCCGGCCGAGCGGCCGGCCGTCCGGCGGGCTGCCCGGTATGGACGAGGTCGAGTGA
- a CDS encoding methyl-accepting chemotaxis protein: MIAGKGFAVVAEEVRKLAERSSRATREIGDLVGGMQQGTARAVKAMCSARETSNVAWSWPARPERRSI; the protein is encoded by the coding sequence TTGATTGCTGGGAAGGGCTTCGCCGTAGTCGCCGAGGAAGTCCGCAAGCTCGCCGAGCGCTCTTCACGGGCGACCCGCGAGATCGGCGACCTGGTCGGCGGCATGCAGCAGGGGACCGCGCGTGCGGTCAAGGCCATGTGTTCGGCACGGGAGACGTCGAACGTGGCGTGGAGCTGGCCGGCAAGGCCGGAGAGGCGCTCGA